The genomic segment GCACTGGTTCAGATACAGGTACTGGTTCAGGTGATAAAGAACCAACTACAACTCCTGAACAAGATTATGTGTATAAGAAAGAAAACTTTAATGTTGTAGAACCTGATACATCTGCAAATAAAGTGAAAGTTGGTGTTATCGACTCTGGCGTTCGAAAAAATGATATTTTAGAGCATGCAGTTAAAAAAGTTTATAAATACATTGAAGATTATGAAGCAGGTGAGATCACTGTTACCGATCTCACAAACGCAGGAATTGATATTCAGGATTTAAGTATTAACAATCACGGTACTTTAGTTGCAAGCGTTATTGCTGCTAAGTCAAATGGTGATCCAGAGTACGAAAATATTCCTGAGGGTGCTGCTAAAGATATTGCTGAAATCTATGGCGCACGCACTTCAGATCAAAATGGTGGTCTGGGCTATACATCAGGTGCTCTCCTTGCTATGCAAGACTTGCATGATAAGCATGGTGTGAAATTGTTTAATGGTTCATTTGGGACACGTACTGCCGAAACTGAATACAAGAAAACACTTACTAAATATGCAATGAATTTGGCCGATGGTGGTTCATTGATTGTTTTCTCAACAGGTAATGATGGTTCTTCTACGCCTAATATTGAAGCCTTGCTTCCAACCTTCGTTGGGGGGGGAGGGTATTGAGAAGGGGCTTTTAGCTGTAACTGGTCTAGATTCTACCAAAAAAGCTCTTTACCGTGCAAAAGATGGTACGGGTGCAAATGCGTGTGGGGATGCTGCTCGCTGGTGTATTGCTGCTGATTATGAAGTTCCTGTTTATAGCGAAAATTTAAATGGTAATGCTGTTTTTGTAGGTACATCTGCATCTGCACCTCAAATTACTGCATTGGCTGCTCAAATCTGGTCTAAATATCCTTGGATGACAGCCGATCAAGTGCGTCAAACTATTTTGACTACTGCTGATTATGTTGATGATGGTTCAGGCCAAAAATTATTTAATAAAACTTTTGGTTGGGGTTATTTTAATCAAGCTTCGGCTTTGAAAGGCCCTGAAATGTTCAGCCAAATTTTTGGTGAAACTTTTAATGCGGAAGTTAATTCAGGTCTAGCTATTTTCTCTAACAACATCACTGGTGATGCAGGGTTAGTAAAAGGCGGTAAGGGTACATTGGTACTAAGTGGCAACAATACTTTCTTTGGCAATACTGTTGTAAGTGATGGTGAATTGCGTGTGAATGGCAGTATTGAATCTCCATTAACTGCTGTATATAGCACAGGTTTATTAACAGGTGCTGGTAAGGTTGGTGCTGTTGATAATGGTGGTACTGTTTCAACGGAAAAAGGTCGCTTAACTATCGCTGGTGACTACAATCAGTATGAGCAAGCAAAATTAGTGTATGGCTTGGAACACTATTTAACTGTTACTGGTGTTGCTAATCTAGATGGTGCGTTAGAAGTTACTGCTCAAGATCAAAAAATGGTTACTGCTGGTAAACATGATGTAATTAAAGCAGGTTCTATTACAGGTGATTTTGATACGGTTACTGCTAAGAGTGCATTCTTGCAAGTCGGTGAAACCACTAAGGATGCTAATACTTATTCAGTAGATGTTCAGTTAAAAGATGCTAAAGTAGCAGGTACTTTGAACGGTGGTCTGTCTAATGCTTCTGGTGATTTAGTTAACCAACTTATGGCTAAAGCGAATGCGCAAGCTGTGAATGGTGAATCAACTGAATTAACCAGCTATGTAGCGAAAGTACAGCAAGCGGTGACTGCTGAGCAAGCACAAGCTGTCTTGAATACTAATGCGGGGGCGTTATTTGCGGAAACACCATCTGTATTATTGCACAACGATGCAATGACCAATGCGCAAGTCGCTCAACGTGCATTCCAAGTATCTAAACAAGGTGTAACAGGTGCGTGGGTAAATGGCGCTTATCAGGAGACTTCTACAAAAGCTAAAGGATGGGATAAGGTTGATTCAGAAATCTCAACTTTGACCGCTGGTTCGGATTTCCAAGTGGCTGATAATGCGATTTTAGGTGCTTATGTTTCAACTTACAAAGATGACTCTAAGTTTTCAGAATCAAATGGTACAAGTGAAACTGACCTGACTACCTTTGGTGTTTATGGTAAATGGAATACCGCATCAGACTTGTATTTCGCAGCTAATGCTCAATATGGTTTTGGTGATGTTGAATTTAAACGTAGCGTAACAAACGGTGTGGATTCAGAGCAAAGCAATGCTAAATCTGATTTAGATAAGTATGGTGTATACGGTGAAGTAGGTTATAGCTTCATTAACAATCAATGGTCTGTATCCCCATATGCTGCACTAAGCTTTAACAGTGTTACTTTGGACAAGGTTAATGAATCTAGTGAAATGGGTGTTACTGTTGATGATGTAACAGCTAAAGAAAATAAACTGCACGTAGGTGTTCGATTCGACTATCAAGTTACTAAAAACTTGGCGCTAGGTGGTTATGGTGAATATGCTAATGCGGTAGATCGCTCTTTACCAAATGTTAGCTTGGCATCAAACGTAGATAATACTGTTGGTGTGAGCTACCAAGCACCTGCTTACGACAAGGATTACTTCTTGTATGGCATTACATTCAACTATCTAACAAACAACTCTAAATGGAATATGTTTGGTGATGTAGCAGGAAATGCGAAAAATTCTGATGATATACAAGCTCAATTAGGGCTTAAGTATATGTTTTAATGTGAAATTATTTTGTAAAATTTAATCATTAATCAGATTGTTGGGCGAGTTTAAGGCTATTGAAATATCTTATAAATTTTAAATAAATAGGTATTGAAATTTCAATTATGTATGCTTTATTGACTAACATCAAATGTTAACTTAGATAAATTAGTATATAAAAAAGGCTATTTTCTAGGAAAATAGCCTTTTCTCTTCAAATTGAATGAGAAGACATGTCGAAATTTTGGGAGAAATTGGATTAGCTACTTTTCTAAGAAAGAACGTCTGTTTCTATGAAAAGGTTATGCAAACTTAAGATTTATTAGTTCTAAGCTAAATAAATCTTTGCCACATTTTTTGCCACACTTTTTTTAATGGCTATCACAAACTATCATATGCAAGTAATTGAATAATAGATAATTCAATAACTTATATTAGATAGAAATTGATAGGGTTGAGTTCTAGTGAGTGAATAGCCACCAATTTTGTAGACATCTTTTAATTAGATATGGAGGTTAAGTTGACCTTAAATATTATTACTTCCTATATTCCTTAGAAAATTTAGCTTTATGAGAGTAATACGAATAATCAGAAACAGTTTGACTTAGCAAGGACTTAGTTTTAGTCTCTGCACCTGCTTCAGGTGCTTCTATAGAGAAGTGAAACTGGGAAGTTAGTACAATTCAAATTGTAAGCTAACACTGCCCCCGCAACGGTGAATAGGTTATTTCAATATCCTTAAGTCCGGAGACCGGCCTGTTGCATAACCTAACTAATGCGGCGGGCGTTAAAGAAGGGATTGCATACTTCTATTATATTGAGTTGGTATTGCTTACCCAAAATCCGTCCGCGCGCTTCACATTTATATTTGCACGGGCGGTGCGAAATTTTGGGGTATATCATGAATAAAATGTATACAATCGCTTTAGGTGGTTTGTTAGTCTTATCTCCATTGTCTATGGCAATGGCAGCAGAAAAAACTGTTTTCCAACTTCCTAAAATTAATGTCGTTGCTAACTTGGTTGAGCAAGCAAATACTGATACGTTAGCTGCTGTAACAGTGATTGAACGTGAAGAAATTGAACGTAAACAGTTTAGCTCTTTACAAGATTTATTACGTACGATTCCTAGTATTAGTTATGTCAATACAGGTGGATTAGGTCAGACAACGGGTCTTTCAATTCGCGGTACAAACTCCAATGCTGTATTGGTTATGGTTGATGGGCAAAAACTAGCATCAGCAACAACTGGTCAAACAGCAATTGAACATCTACCAATTGATCAAATTGAGCGTATCGAAGTTGTTCGTGGCCCACGTTCTAGTTTGTATGGTTCTGAAGCTGTAGGCGGCGTTATTCAAATTTATACACGTAAAGGTACTGCAGACGGTATTAAACCTTACGCATCATTAAAATATGGATCACACGAAACTTATGATGCGAATGTGGGTGTTGATATCCGTAAAGAGAATACCTGGATGAGTGCGAGTTTAGCTGGCCTAAAAACGCAAGGTCTAGATGTTCTTACGTCAAAAACCGAAGAAGATAAAGATGGCTATAAGAATGTTTCTGCATCTTTAAAAGCGGGTCATCAATTCAATGAACTCTTCGCTATCGAAGTCAATGCTTTACATGTTCAAGGGGAAGCTGAGTATGATGGTGGAGTGAATCCTGAAAATGAGATTCAACAGAATGTATATGGTGCTGGCTTAACGTTTACTCCAAATGATATTTGGACAAGTAAATTCAATGTTGGCATTAGCCAAGATAAGTACGAGACTTTCGATTCAAAGAAAACAACCGGTAAGTTTGATACAGAAAAACAAACTGTTTCATGGTTAAACACGATTGAATTTAATAAAAATCATAGCTTGGTGGCAGGTGTTGATTATCTAAATGATAAAGTAACCAGTTCAACCGACTATGATGAAAAAGAACGTAATAACATTGGTTTGTTTACACAATATATCGGTCAATTTAATGCAG from the Acinetobacter sp. YWS30-1 genome contains:
- a CDS encoding S8 family serine peptidase, with protein sequence MFNNFFTKTVLSVAITSILIGCGGGGGNSASNGPNVTTPPVGGVENPDTGTGSDTGTGSGDKEPTTTPEQDYVYKKENFNVVEPDTSANKVKVGVIDSGVRKNDILEHAVKKVYKYIEDYEAGEITVTDLTNAGIDIQDLSINNHGTLVASVIAAKSNGDPEYENIPEGAAKDIAEIYGARTSDQNGGLGYTSGALLAMQDLHDKHGVKLFNGSFGTRTAETEYKKTLTKYAMNLADGGSLIVFSTGNDGSSTPNIEALLPTFVGGGGY
- a CDS encoding autotransporter domain-containing protein gives rise to the protein MFSQQVMMVLLRLILKPCFQPSLGGEGIEKGLLAVTGLDSTKKALYRAKDGTGANACGDAARWCIAADYEVPVYSENLNGNAVFVGTSASAPQITALAAQIWSKYPWMTADQVRQTILTTADYVDDGSGQKLFNKTFGWGYFNQASALKGPEMFSQIFGETFNAEVNSGLAIFSNNITGDAGLVKGGKGTLVLSGNNTFFGNTVVSDGELRVNGSIESPLTAVYSTGLLTGAGKVGAVDNGGTVSTEKGRLTIAGDYNQYEQAKLVYGLEHYLTVTGVANLDGALEVTAQDQKMVTAGKHDVIKAGSITGDFDTVTAKSAFLQVGETTKDANTYSVDVQLKDAKVAGTLNGGLSNASGDLVNQLMAKANAQAVNGESTELTSYVAKVQQAVTAEQAQAVLNTNAGALFAETPSVLLHNDAMTNAQVAQRAFQVSKQGVTGAWVNGAYQETSTKAKGWDKVDSEISTLTAGSDFQVADNAILGAYVSTYKDDSKFSESNGTSETDLTTFGVYGKWNTASDLYFAANAQYGFGDVEFKRSVTNGVDSEQSNAKSDLDKYGVYGEVGYSFINNQWSVSPYAALSFNSVTLDKVNESSEMGVTVDDVTAKENKLHVGVRFDYQVTKNLALGGYGEYANAVDRSLPNVSLASNVDNTVGVSYQAPAYDKDYFLYGITFNYLTNNSKWNMFGDVAGNAKNSDDIQAQLGLKYMF
- a CDS encoding TonB-dependent receptor domain-containing protein — translated: MNKMYTIALGGLLVLSPLSMAMAAEKTVFQLPKINVVANLVEQANTDTLAAVTVIEREEIERKQFSSLQDLLRTIPSISYVNTGGLGQTTGLSIRGTNSNAVLVMVDGQKLASATTGQTAIEHLPIDQIERIEVVRGPRSSLYGSEAVGGVIQIYTRKGTADGIKPYASLKYGSHETYDANVGVDIRKENTWMSASLAGLKTQGLDVLTSKTEEDKDGYKNVSASLKAGHQFNELFAIEVNALHVQGEAEYDGGVNPENEIQQNVYGAGLTFTPNDIWTSKFNVGISQDKYETFDSKKTTGKFDTEKQTVSWLNTIEFNKNHSLVAGVDYLNDKVTSSTDYDEKERNNIGLFTQYIGQFNAVNLQAALRSDDNEQFGQHTTGNIALGYQFNDYYNAYMSYGTAFRSPTFNDLYYPGWANPNLEPEESENIEIGFKGSQLIDWELIGFVNKIDNLIANQNNGQAKIKGIELSLGQNFDALSWNVNYTYQDPENQNPNAKGKQLTFKPAQLFNASLDYKVEDWTIGGSVHAEEKRYTDALNTAKLAGFAIADVRVAYQVTPEFSVQAKLANMFDKEYYTNNSWNGDVYRQDGRTAWVTLRYAMK